In Gambusia affinis linkage group LG20, SWU_Gaff_1.0, whole genome shotgun sequence, the genomic window CCGCTGTACATCCAGAATTTTCTAATCTGCTTCaacgtttttgttttagttcaatTTGCTACCAAGGAGACCTGTTTGAGATAATTCACCctatttctcatgtttttttggggttttttttcctctactaAAAACCAggcaagagaaaaagaaaaaaaagaaacaaaaacattctgaagCAGGAATGGAAATTTACCGGATTGCTTCTTTCCCTCTGAACTCGGGGGAAACGGGCTCGACACATTCATCTCCACCAGGAGCGCCGTTCGCCTCGGCATCGTACACCGGGCTCACTTCAACGTAGCGCTTCCTGTGTTTGGACCAATAAGACGGCTTCAGGAAGTACAGCATGGATCGCTTGATTCCAAAGTCACCTGCATATTAGACAAAGAACTATGATTTGACTACCCACTCATAATCTCATAATGGAAGAGACAGGCTGCACCAACACCATCCATGCGGTATagactaaataaataacaatggTACCAATACTGATCCTTGTCGATCTCTCACAGTTcacacataataaaaaaaacaaaacaacaatcatACTATTTCTCTAAATACATCAAAGCACAATTGAACCTGTTATAAACAgtgtaaaaagaataaacacaaaaattgtggggggtttttttgttttgctttactCACCAGGCAGCACCTGGTCCAAGTAGAGAGCCAGCAGAAGGTAAAGAATGCAGTCCAGAGCCAGCATGATCAGAGGAACATAGAGCGGATGAGGCCCATTGGTCAAGGAGGAAAACACAGCGCCATCTCCCTGTGCTTCCAGGTAAACCACCTAGAGGGgtaaaaaaactcatttaaagttcAGCCTAAATAAATGCTATACGTTCTTCAGAGAAACGGTGAATTGCAACGGACTCGCCGAGAGACGGCAGAAATAATTCATCTCTTATACACGTGGGAAAAACTGTGGGATGTTAAGTGGGACTGTGATGAAGCGTGTGCAGCGAACCTGTGCAATTCCAATCGAGAACGCACTGGGAGAGAGCAGGCAGAGAAGCCAAACCAGCGGCTGTGGGAAGTCTCTCATCAGCACGGTGAACAGCGACATGCAGCCGAACACCACCGTCAGCATGGAGCCCACGGTGCTGGCAAACTTGGGCTTTTTAAACAATGGAGTCAACATGAACgagaagaaaatctgagaaggagaaaaataataattgtctAAATTTGACCTCGGATTATACTGTGGTACTTGGGTGTCTAACCCAAATGCAACAGGGCATGTCGGATGAAGGACACccctaaatgtttcagaacagCGACAGATTTATTGGGGCTGCGCAACttgacttcaaaataaattctcagtttttattttatttaacacaaattCCAATCTTAGTCAATCCCCCCCCACTACTTTTCCTTAAAAAGAAActctatatatatgtatagatatatagatatagatatatagagatatatataaataaattactggaTTTGTCTGCAATCTTTCTTTCAGTGAGTTGACCTCACTAGAAATAACTAGTAGTGATAAATAAGACAGTGGGTCTCAAAAGGTCTGAAAACCCAAGGACTGtattggtggaaaaaaacaaaaaaacaaaaccctgacTGTGCAAagattaaatcttaaaaaaaccgaaaattcaacaaaattgatttattgccccATCCTATGATAAACATTACAGGTTCAAGTTTATTACTGTTAAACTGCtgacgggggaaaaaaaatcccactctTTTTCTGAGTCTATGCAGATGACTCACAGATGATATTCCATAGAGGAAGATGAGtgaaaagatgacaaaaaagtCACTGTTGGGGAACAGCGCAGTGTACGTGGCGATGATGGCCATGAGGATGGACATGGCGGTCACCAGAGCAGCATACAGAAGACCCCATGACAACCTGTTGGAGAGAACAAGAACTCGTAACACTTAATATATATGAGAACGGATTATTCTACATCAGCAACATACAAACAAATGCCTCACCAGAAGGCCGTGTCGTACAGCCCCATCATGGTCATGGTGTCTTTCAGCCGATGCTCCTTCTCAGCTGCAACGTTGACGATGAGGAAAGTGACGAAGGGCGTGAAGGCCAACACCAGGTAGATGGAGATGAGGGCATGGGGAAACTTGTGCACCTCCACGGAGCCCGGCTGGCCCATCATCACCACCTTTATGTCCAGCTCCTTCCGCACTGGCCGTTTGGTCTGCATCTACGCACAAAATTAATAACCACAAGCAGTatgatgagtaaaaaaaaaaaaaaactaagcaaaaagGTATGTCcgaaaatgaaacatgtttttagagTTAATTAAAAACGTGAACATGACATATAACAAAGTAGACCCTTTATAGAAATGCTCTAATATAAATGCagcctgttgtgtttttttaaaccaagagAAAAAGATGCTGGAGGACAATGGCGTCCACTACGTCTCACCTCAATGATGGCTGCGTCAATCATAGACTGGAGGCGGGTGAAACCAGAGTACCAATAATTTGCAGCTCTGCATTTCAACATGCTGCTGTAACAGCTGGCTAGAGGgagaacaacaaaagaacaagcTTCAGACAAAGAGAATTATCTAAACTACTTATGGgtgacacttaaaaaaaaaattgcttttcacATCGCCGTAACggcacacatttttcttttttgttgacCACCCTCAGATGAGATCAAATAGTAGCTCATCGGTTATTTACCAATAGACTCTGTGTAATCGCTCGGCAGGGGCAGCTTGTTGTGCGGAAAGCGCAGCCTGTACGACGTGGCAGAGCTGTCCAAGAACACCACGCCGATGTAGCTGGACGATTCGTACAAGCTGGCGTTCTCCAGTTCCTCCTCGCTGGAAAACATCTCCAGGCGGTCCTGCACACCTGCAGAGACAAACAGTGAGAACCATAACGGTTTGATGATGCCGCTTTATCTTCTGGCCTCCTCCGAATTGCAGATGAAACACATGGAAGGCAGCGACTTACTTATGAAATGGGCCACTTCATCCATGATGTGACTGGTGACGTTGGTGATGGGTGTGAAGGCCAGGCCTTTGAGGTTCTGGAAGAAATCGTCATTCGGCAGCTCGGCCGTGTTGATGGCGCCATAGTAAACATGAGGGTTCAGGGTGCTGATGAGAATAAGGAGACCCAGGAGCAGCAGAGGGAGGATCAGCTcctgaatacacacacacacacaccaacacggAACCTCCTGTTAATCTATTTAATGAATGAAGCATAAAATTCaagatttttccacaaaatgtacTTTGCTTAAAGACTCTTCCGATGAGGAAAATCTCTTAAATTTAAAGGTTCGTAACAGCTACTTCTACCCTAGATACCCTAGATAcattaaatattagaaaaaatacaaaaaattacaaaaaataatcacgCTACAAACCGGCTGTGTTTGCACCGTCCTCTATCACATAGCAGGAAGTTGTATTCCGTGCAGAGGATTTTAGAGAGGTCTGCGCATGAATAAGGAGAGGGAGCTCCAAAATCATGTGAAGGGAGCAGTATTTCTTTCTCCTCATCACTTATAGGCAACATGCCGCATACAAGTCAGTTGGGACTTTAGTTAGGCCATAGGGTTACCACACCATCCAGACAGCCCATATCCAACTACACTTTGAAGTACAGCCTGGGAGAACAACAAGAGCTCCCACATGATTGGCATCTTTTCAGCATTTAACCGCTGGTTTGGAGCAGGACCGCGGAGGCAAACTGCACCAGTAGAAAGATGACCAGCATGCTGCAATTTAGAGCCAGTGTTGGGGTTATacgtaggcctgtcacaatagcaaattttgctgagcaattaaCTGTCTCAAAAAtcattgcaataaacaataattttgtttgaagacctttttaaactgatttaatggaaatgacgtaataatgcatgcggtTTCCTGCCAATGATagtctgtttattttcaaaagaacacccaacactggaactgataaaataaacaaaacaaccaaaaacaaaaataaaatggattctcagtcttcaataacaaaaatgtacttgaataaaaacagcaaagtgtaaataaatactgcattcaaccaaaacagtgcagattatgaagtctgtttaccatattgcccttcagtaatcattagatttaaatagagaagatgggaatatcgactacctgatgccatagttcacactacacgttagttcacacctacattttccccttaagacaatgtTAGAACTttgattgtcgcttgtgattttataaccgatcatcctgtactgtgtggtgtgttacggtagatcgtcgtggccgctccgatctaaatcagggttGTTCCcgactgggagcgttaacgcagcctgttgattGTGACAGGAAAgcgcggattctcctcctgctttctgaggggaaattacagaggggaatcccaaacagctgacagagagcaacccgaagtccagcggacattggagatgatatgtggaaacaacataaatttttagaaaacattttgtgcaaagaatatagaaatgagggggagaggagttggagcgaaattgctacgcagttgatgaccccggtaacttttcagctgttcttcgttaacgtgacataaataggttatgatgattttcattcagtcaggacgtcacgctgacactagagccatatgcactgcaggtagattgtagtaaaacattgattaatgcctggttttaaaattagttaactggacttgtagccattagtttgtgcccattgttggacatcaCACAGCAGGATCGAACCTgatggaaccgttctacctaggatttctgttggctaatgtgtggtctcagattttgaaactgggccgacaatcgaccgacagcactaagatggtgttgtgtgcgctggacattacactaaggaaatgaggaagagaggatcagtggagagcaccggagttgagccttttttcatttagcgtcatcaacagaaagagaaaaaggctggaagagacgataatgccgataattaaaatgatgtagatagttttaatttattgtaagattaattgatttatcgtttatcgtgacaggcctaagtTATACCTATTGCATGCTGCCGAGTGTACTATGTAGTGAAAAACTAGCAACAATGTAGCTCCTACACGGGAGGAACCACATGTTTCTGGAACACCATCTTAGAAGCATGTGTGTTCTTTCTGAAATCACAACGTTCTGCTGCATCACAACCAGGTATGTTACTTTTGTCAAGTCGTCAACGTCAACCGACTGCCTGGAAATAAGTCAATGCTGTGAGAGTGCAGAATTATGCAGAAAGAAGGACAAACGGTCAGTTTCATGTCACGTTACAATCATAAGCCACAAGactgaaatttgttttgtgCAGGCAAGAGCACACAATGggagaaaattattattagatCACTGATGGTGTGGTTGAGTCAGAGTTGCATCTATTCTGGTCCAGTGACACACATGTTTGGTATATGTGGGATACATGAGGTACAGAGCTCATGCAGCAGGATCTCCAAATGTCCAGATAATTTGCTTCTGGTGAGCAAATTGTATATGACACACAGtcaatatataatatataataatatataatgcCATACCTGTATCTTTCTATGACATTGTCTTCCTATCTGACTAAAATGAAACTTTGTAATGACTTGACAAGAGATTGATATATTCCATTAACTCTACTTGTTCGAGTGTTTTGTaagcactttattttctttcgaTGGGACTGACAGCTCTGTGGGAAAGATGAATTATGGGTATGTGAAAGATGATTTAGCTCACTTGAGATTAGCAGActacagaaaacaatattatttcacACAGCTAGGTTGATTTTAAATCAATGGAGAAATTCCAGATAACAGCAACAGTAATGATTGCCATTCCTGGTAAGAAGTTAAGAGTTTATCTGAGGCAGAGTGTGCAAGTTCAAAGCTGATATGCTGAGCCGTTAAAAATGCATCAATGCAACTTAAAGCCAGATTAAAAATGCATGCCCTAACAAAGAGGAAATGGAAGCAACAAACAAGTTTTCATTCTACTTAATGTAGAGTTGGTATTTTGACGCTGGAAGAAAGCAATTTCGCTCTGCGGTAGCTGTAGAGTATTGAGAAAACTCGATGCAAAAGCCTGAAGTCAGCAGAACAGAACGTGAATACCTGGAGGCTCTGCTGCTTGGTCCTCCATTTGATGAGCAGGTTCTTGTAGAGAAGACTTCGTGTTTGTGGCCAAACTCCTGCATCTCTTCTAAAAACCGGCTGCATGCTGCCAGCATTCCTCATCTGGATGATGTACGGACGGGATGTGTCACTAAGGCTGGCCTCAGCTGCCGCGGCAACAAAAGTGaatagtttattaaaatatcagCACCGAAACAATACCATCAGTAGCTTCTTTGGACTTGTGAGAAGGAAGATGTCTTTATGGAGATGCACAAGAAACCGACACTGTAACACAGgctgcaaaaatacaatttagaaACTCATCCACTTTTCTAGTTGTTATTTGTCTAAATCTAGGACAAAATAGAAACACAGTCCGAGCAGCAACTTGTTCAATCATTCAAGCTGCATTTCAGTTGTTGACAATTCTtcgttttttaaaatcaaacagatgccagttttttttgttgtttttttattatcattactGAAGCTGCACTTTCAgacctcaaaataaaatcatcatcaaAAACCGGTGAAGTGTGGGCAGAGGAAGCCGCCTCAGCACCTCACTTCACTGCACTTCAGCGGTTTTcgatgatgattttattttgaggtcTGAAAGTGCAGCTTCagtaatgataataaaaagaaaaaggttggcatctgtttgattttaaaacaactgaaaactgATGGCATCACTGTCACAACCTAAAGAGCAAATACGATTCTAACAAACTTCCTGTACTTTACGAGGTCAACACCGTGTGTTCTGACCCTAAATATTTGAGGAAACTGGACAAGATGAAGACAAAAGAAGAGACAGGAAAAAGATCCCGTAAAACTCACACACATGATCTGAAGACCTTCAGCTACTGTGCTTAAAGTTTTTAGTTGAAAGGCTCAGTGGTTAGAGATTAACTAGTATTAGTtaatatgaatttaaaatgacatcTTTCGCCTGCAGATGATATTGTCACATGCAAAAGGGTGATAAATCGAATTAACCCAAATTATGGATCTCAGCAAATTGGAATGCCCccaaaactttaattaattcaactcaaaaagtgaaacatgtaATCAGTTCAGAAAGAGCAATATAAAGAGtacattttagatattttcgCTAATATAGTGAAAATCCACTCAAAAGAGCCAGGGCCTGTTTCGTATCCAGCTTTTTACAGTCATCATCCAAGACTGATTTTATAACAgtgttttacaaaatgtcaatTCGATCGCAATTGGAAAATATCAGTAATTTTGGTCATTCTAACTGGCATAAAACGAGAAACGTTTAGACCGATTTAACTTTAgatagtgagaaaaaaatgtctttttactAGGTGAATGAAAATTTacggtttcaactgtaaataacGTATTCCAAAATTTAGGCTTATAGTTAAACGTTGGATTGCACTTCATTACAGAACTGTAGTTTCAATATCAAACACTTTCAATGACTTCGTAAAGAAATCAAGCACtctccaaaccttgaaaacacctaactgaaattcaagcatttttaagCACGTATGAAACCTGTTCCTCTGAACAAACCGTGTCCCTCATTCTGTGTTCATAAACAGAGCTAGCTGTTGTTAGCTTCCTGGTAGCCTGCTTTTCTGCCACTGAGCCTGACAGACATTTTAATTAGATAAATtagaattttctttattttaatatttgctaCAAATTAGTCCAAAGGCAACAACCTGAACAGAATGCTTTGTAAATTAGCAGTCACATGTTAAAGGTTGATCTCTGGAAGCTGAGTAGCAACAAGAGCGAAGCTAGCGAGCTTCACTGCTTGTCACTTAtctaagaaaaaacaaacatttcgtTTGAAAAAGACCATAACTGTATATACTCACGTATGAAATACATTAAGGCATATCCTTCTTCAGCTTTTTACAGAACCACCTTAcattaaaaattgcattttatttcaagaaaacGCCGCAAAATGCGCCTGCACCGACCGTTTCTATTTCCTGCTGCCAACTACAATTCCCAAGAAACCTTGGTGCTCATCCAATCAGATCGGCCCGAGTAAACGCTAACTGATAACGCTAAGAGATTTCGGCTCTTTGGGAATTAccttttatttatgtatctGTCTATTCTTATAAATCATAATTGAACAGAAATAAGGTATTTTTTTCGacttcaaacataaaataaaataactgcatGCAATTAACTTGCACAATGTTTGCTTGacatctttaaaaactgaagaaaaatctaatacaaatataaacaagTACACATAAACCACGACTTGTGACAGAACTACTGTAGCTGCTAAACAAGAACTAACATAATCataatgtattatttcaactacaaaataaaatactaactGACATGCTAATCTTATTACGATATTAAATCTACCCTAGAAGCTAAATACCAACCAAGTCAACCAAGTTATTTATCTTAAAGGTTTCACTAAATGCAACAGTTTTCagaatttattcattcatttaatattttctttatacttctgatattttttctacattcatTCTCtatatttcttttgaaaaatcagaaatatatacaaaaaatcTCACAATTCCATAGGCAaaagttttactgaaaatatcatttttattttcttcagcacTTTTAACAGCCAAAAACCCTGAATTTTAGTAAACCACTAACAGCATGGGGAGTAATTTGGAATGCTTCCATGAGACGGAACGGTGTAAATACGTCTTGGATGTGAGGGCACGGACAGCAATCTCTGTGGGTCCCATTAAGAGTGGTATCTCCATGTGAAAGATAGATCTTGACACTTTTAACCAGCATGAgtaacaaaatgacaaaaacagatttacacaACATGTCTGTGTTCGTGTGTGCTGCGGTATCTTTCGATGCGATTTATAACAGGTGATGGTGGGGGTCGCGTGCTGGACAGTTCTTGGATGTCcataaatttcagaaaattgtgaagtggaGTGGGAACGGCTAGCCGCTGAACTACATTGGTCCTCATCAGCTGATCCGGCCCCAGCACTTGGCGAACCTTCAGTCGGCAGAGGTGGAAAAGACGGGGAACTGAATCTAAAATGTGGAGAGAAAGGATCCAGCGACTATTAATGAAGTGCTACTAAAGTAAAATACCAACTCAAGTACAAATTTTGCACCAAAATAAGTGTGTGGCTCCCAGGTCTTCTCTGCTCGCCTCTGGTCCAGAATAATCTtcagagaaggagaaagagtCAACCAGTTTACAAACTCAAGCAGATAATTGAGCACATCGCTGTCTGCCTTCTCCAGCCTGCACAGAACAAAAGACATGGAGCACCTCTTTTAAATCAAGCTTTCCACAAAGGGAAGTGTAAAACAGTAAGAGAGCGTTTACATGTGGGGGTGCAGTAGCAGAGATGGTTCAAGTCCTTTGTTCAGAAGTATGGAAAGCCAACAGGAAGCAAAGTCCACTTGGCTCAGTGCTACACAGACCAGCTCCCTCAGCTCCTTTAGCTTTAGTATTATCTTCCCATGATGATGCGGTACCAAAAAGCCCTTTGAAAACGCCTCTGGCCGAGGGATCCACCTGTGGTCCAGAATCAGCTCCAGCAGGTCCGTTCTGTCAGTGGCTAGGGCGTAAGTCCATTCCTCTGCATTCAAAGTCGCTCCTGCATTGAGCAGCAGCTTTATGGactcactgaaaaacaaaactgttatgTATGTGATAAAACAATACATTATGCAATGGCACTATTTTGTGCTGTACGTGGAAGAATACCAAATGCGGTATCAGCGCATTGATCTCACTATGTTCTTGGAAAAAATGTCTAATAAACTAAGTCACGTTCCACTGATGTTCTGTTGAGTTTATATAGTTAAGTTATGAGAAGAAACGTAACAAAAACGTTGGCTGAGGGACACATTAATTTTGTTATCTGGATTTGTTCTTCTGCTTTACTGAAAAATCAAGGACTAACGTCATGAAGGAGAACATAGAACTGATTTCTTTTCGAAAGCTTTTATGTTTCAGGACATAACGTTTTTGTTTATAgtaggcaaaacaaaaaaaaacaaaactgtaaaggTGCAAATACGAGAACACATTCTGCACAACACAGGACTATTATTCTTTTACAAAACTtcaatgctaaaaaaaacagaatgaactgaagtaaaataaagttcatTTCCTGGTCTAAAAGCTCTGACTAGCTCAGTGTTTGGCATCGTTACGGAGATAATGATCAGTCTGAACTTTGAATGGACTCTTGCAACACcttgattcttttcttttttcagccaTTCTGTTGAACATCTCCTGTTGTTTTCGGAAtcattgtcatgttttatgtttttactttttctatatGATTGTTTTTGATACATCTATGCTCACCTAACCAAGTATTGCTCAAatacattacatattttttctctacTATTTTGAAGGAGGCTTTCAATAAGACAGTTGGACCTTAAAtcgtatttttctttttaaacatcctATGCTTGTTAAGTCTCTTTGTGAtggttctgaactttaaccccAAACACGCCAACTCCGGCCTGTAGAGTCTGAGTTGTCCATGCtaattagattagattagataaGTTTTATTGTCACTGCTCAGCCTTTTTAGCAGTTAAATGGGGGGTTAACGATCTGCAAACGTTTAAATTATGTAATACACCTTGTTTTgctgtcttttctttcctttacgTTTTTTTCTCAGCAGTCACTAGAGAGAAAAGGTACATTTAATAACTTTCGGTGAcattaagaataaaatgaagtaaaataaacagagaacgccaaagctataaaaaaaaaaaaaattcacaatgaattgaaagaaaatataagtaAAACACTTGCTTAACAACATAAAgacttaaaatcaaataataatataatataattagctactgttcatttttttttaatcaaattttgtGGCCTtcaaggaaaagaagaaaaatgcaaatacgGTGTGTAAATGATCAGATAAATGTGCTTTTAGAGATAAAAGCCAGCCAACTCACCTGCACGCTTTAGTGGATGTATGATGTAATGCCAGCGAGAGCGGAGAAGGGAAACCCAGAATGTCTGCATAGTCCTGAGCGTCTGGGCTGTAGCCTTCCTTTAACAGcagctggatgctgctggtCTGGTCGCTGTGGATGGCCACATACAGCGGACTGACCATGCGTTCGCCCCGGTCACACGTCCTGTCAGTGACCTCTATCAGCCTTTGCAGAATGCTGGGTTTACAGATTTTGCAAAGGTTAATATCAAGAAGGAGATAGAAATGCAGCCAGAATCTGATGATTTAGGTTTAAACacagcaataaaacaataaacaggaaTCAAGGTACAAATTCCACATGATTCAAGAGCAAAGTATTCATTCTTAAAAGCCTAGAAGGGCTCTGATTATCGACTCCTCATGAAGGCAAATTGCTAAAGGTACCTTATATGGCCAAACTCAGCAGCAGCATGAATAGGAAACTGAGGCCAGTCTTTGCTGCAGGCCATGTTCGGATCGGCGCCGTGATCCAGCAAGAGATCCACGCAAGTCTGGTGGCCTTCCTGGGAGGCAATCAGCAGCGGCGTCGCCAGATCAGCTGCCTGCGTGTTCACAGTGGCACCTGAAGAGGAAGTTGAATATATCTTGTTTTGTTCCATATCGCTGCcatgttttactttaatgaACTTTAACATTCTGTTCTTTGGCTTTCCTCAAACAACAGCTTCCCTTCTTCTACTATACTTTCAACATGGATATCTGCTGTCTTCTTCATGAGCTCACGCATTTGCGCTCTGTGTAGTGTTCAGTGATACTGAATCACTCAACAGCATGATTGT contains:
- the asb3 gene encoding ankyrin repeat and SOCS box protein 3 isoform X3, with amino-acid sequence MDFTECYEDTVSSVAAAARSGCRRRLRRLIHRGSSVDSRDNRGWNPLHEAAAAGSKDCVEEILSAVSESSSGSPRDYVNTLTHEGESACYLAAQRGHLAVVRLLLKAHADLNQLTNDLSCPLYAAVDNGHTEVVKLLVRKGAQVNRVHTASWWTCLHQAVYKGHSDIVRILVDVCNLEAHDDHKISPLFVAAQYGQKECLELLINAGATVNTQAADLATPLLIASQEGHQTCVDLLLDHGADPNMACSKDWPQFPIHAAAEFGHISILQRLIEVTDRTCDRGERMVSPLYVAIHSDQTSSIQLLLKEGYSPDAQDYADILGFPSPLSLALHHTSTKACSESIKLLLNAGATLNAEEWTYALATDRTDLLELILDHRWIPRPEAFSKGFLVPHHHGKIILKLKELRELVCVALSQVDFASCWLSILLNKGLEPSLLLHPHMLEKADSDVLNYLLEFVNWLTLSPSLKIILDQRRAEKTWEPHTYFDSVPRLFHLCRLKVRQVLGPDQLMRTNVVQRLAVPTPLHNFLKFMDIQELSSTRPPPSPVINRIERYRSTHEHRHVV
- the asb3 gene encoding ankyrin repeat and SOCS box protein 3 isoform X1, encoding MRDYSGVFPPFIVMVTEAKLQGMDFTECYEDTVSSVAAAARSGCRRRLRRLIHRGSSVDSRDNRGWNPLHEAAAAGSKDCVEEILSAVSESSSGSPRDYVNTLTHEGESACYLAAQRGHLAVVRLLLKAHADLNQLTNDLSCPLYAAVDNGHTEVVKLLVRKGAQVNRVHTASWWTCLHQAVYKGHSDIVRILVDVCNLEAHDDHKISPLFVAAQYGQKECLELLINAGATVNTQAADLATPLLIASQEGHQTCVDLLLDHGADPNMACSKDWPQFPIHAAAEFGHISILQRLIEVTDRTCDRGERMVSPLYVAIHSDQTSSIQLLLKEGYSPDAQDYADILGFPSPLSLALHHTSTKACSESIKLLLNAGATLNAEEWTYALATDRTDLLELILDHRWIPRPEAFSKGFLVPHHHGKIILKLKELRELVCVALSQVDFASCWLSILLNKGLEPSLLLHPHMLEKADSDVLNYLLEFVNWLTLSPSLKIILDQRRAEKTWEPHTYFDSVPRLFHLCRLKVRQVLGPDQLMRTNVVQRLAVPTPLHNFLKFMDIQELSSTRPPPSPVINRIERYRSTHEHRHVV
- the asb3 gene encoding ankyrin repeat and SOCS box protein 3 isoform X2, which codes for MFIFQWDHKHTNRAKTESQGMDFTECYEDTVSSVAAAARSGCRRRLRRLIHRGSSVDSRDNRGWNPLHEAAAAGSKDCVEEILSAVSESSSGSPRDYVNTLTHEGESACYLAAQRGHLAVVRLLLKAHADLNQLTNDLSCPLYAAVDNGHTEVVKLLVRKGAQVNRVHTASWWTCLHQAVYKGHSDIVRILVDVCNLEAHDDHKISPLFVAAQYGQKECLELLINAGATVNTQAADLATPLLIASQEGHQTCVDLLLDHGADPNMACSKDWPQFPIHAAAEFGHISILQRLIEVTDRTCDRGERMVSPLYVAIHSDQTSSIQLLLKEGYSPDAQDYADILGFPSPLSLALHHTSTKACSESIKLLLNAGATLNAEEWTYALATDRTDLLELILDHRWIPRPEAFSKGFLVPHHHGKIILKLKELRELVCVALSQVDFASCWLSILLNKGLEPSLLLHPHMLEKADSDVLNYLLEFVNWLTLSPSLKIILDQRRAEKTWEPHTYFDSVPRLFHLCRLKVRQVLGPDQLMRTNVVQRLAVPTPLHNFLKFMDIQELSSTRPPPSPVINRIERYRSTHEHRHVV